From Candidatus Poribacteria bacterium, one genomic window encodes:
- the leuD gene encoding 3-isopropylmalate dehydratase small subunit, giving the protein MEAFKEHVGRVVPLDRINVDTDQIIPKQFLKRIERTGFGEFLFYDWRYLENGDPNREFVLNLPRYAGASILIAGVNFGCGSSREHAPWALQQYGFKAILAPSFADIFRNNCYKNGILPIALSADVITSLSQEAHATEGYQLMIDLEQQSVICADGTAHTFEIGDFEKYCLLNGLDEIGWTLQYEADIAAYENQ; this is encoded by the coding sequence ATGGAAGCATTCAAAGAACACGTTGGACGTGTTGTCCCACTTGACCGGATTAACGTTGATACCGACCAAATTATCCCGAAACAATTCCTAAAACGGATTGAACGGACGGGCTTCGGTGAATTTCTCTTTTACGATTGGCGTTACTTGGAGAATGGTGATCCAAACCGAGAGTTCGTGTTGAACCTCCCACGCTACGCGGGGGCAAGTATCCTCATCGCAGGCGTGAACTTCGGTTGCGGGAGCTCGCGCGAACACGCGCCGTGGGCACTCCAGCAGTATGGCTTCAAAGCGATTCTCGCGCCCTCATTTGCCGATATTTTCCGCAATAATTGCTACAAGAACGGTATTCTCCCGATAGCCTTGTCTGCGGATGTTATCACATCACTCAGTCAAGAAGCACACGCCACTGAAGGCTACCAACTGATGATAGACTTGGAGCAGCAATCGGTGATCTGCGCTGATGGCACCGCCCACACTTTTGAAATCGGCGATTTTGAGAAATATTGCCTGTTGAATGGACTCGATGAAATCGGTTGGACTTTGCAATATGAAGCAGACATTGCTGCTTACGAAAATCAATAG